The following are encoded in a window of Penaeus monodon isolate SGIC_2016 chromosome 9, NSTDA_Pmon_1, whole genome shotgun sequence genomic DNA:
- the LOC119576897 gene encoding cuticle protein AMP1A-like, whose protein sequence is MKFLIVACVAAVAVAAPQYSYGVPSAESSEEVAAPQTSYGAPRAASSEEVEFVPILKDDRVHEEDGTYNFDFEAANGIRFSQAGSPDGDEDAVIKAGEYSYTAPDGTEVHVKFVANENGFQPQSDVLPVAPEFPHPIPQFVLDQIAFAAEEDAARARAGDDSDEVAAPSTLYGRPN, encoded by the exons ATGAAGTTC CTGATCGTTGCCTGTGTTGCCGCCGTGGCTGTCGCCGCTCCTCAGTACAGCTATGGGGTTCCTTCTGCTGAGTCTAGCGAGGAAGTCGCTGCTCCCCAGACCAGCTATGGCGCTCCTCGTGCTGCGTCCAGCGAGGAGGTCGAGTTCGTGCCAATCCTCAAGGACGACCGCGTTCACGAGGAAGATGGAACTTACAACTTCGACTTCGAAGCTGCCAACGGCATCCGTTTCTCTCAGGCTGGATCCCCCGACGGAGATGAGGACGCTGTGATCAAGGCTGGAGAATATTC ataCACCGCTCCCGACGGCACTGAAGTCCATGTTAAGTTCGTTGCCaacgagaacggcttccagccccagTCCGACGTCCTCCCCGTGGCTCCCGAATTCCCTCAcccgatccctcagttcgtcctcgaccagatcgccttcgccgccgaggaggacgccgcccgcgcccgcgccGGTGATGATTCCGACGAAGTTGCCGCCCCATCCACTCTCTACGGCCGCCCCAactaa